From Mobula hypostoma chromosome 8, sMobHyp1.1, whole genome shotgun sequence, the proteins below share one genomic window:
- the fam161a gene encoding protein FAM161A, which produces MSSSSPYRVPALTSPIDRQSGEFTALYEREQALDPGITLCLKSASKVKNENNFDPEEQVDTEGSLNSNDLYGKSNEDYYKKIEKLKNAYIHTMAKLEKLYRNKLHVRNDIIDSEDLRGTPLCYSSTCKLTTDKKKDAHLSYSTLEVEVKSTASLSLSDSSTDDQEVCVENFTSHGRNQIQRMWDGFSVEMYTLYDKPQRLGSSNLQKAKIIKKEKKHWSPKITIPEPFQMTIREVEKKQQKNRSRSEIEVENYMLSKQLEEEVECQKIFHANPVPAHTYIPLMEEIMERNEDRRKFVKARSKEILLAIQKPFAFIEREEKKKEVRKMQIKDLDLLVKKRTTFKAKPVPKYLHDQKVIDRIKEEELYRAIRMKVRAQELLNSASLPKSMLSNATCKRRKRVCCEPDKELKFKPKINAKVPDFEMLHRKAQRQLMKSKMKLTTICEPLQMHTLHVFSNGKFTDDTIEDETELKEVHWPFMSSSKQSRSHSSVNSTPSGSLDLEIIRSTEESKKKKAIGNRERKQTKCYLLEFKEMKERENTRPLLQKVLTQINARRSAEKYTAAQKERGLKEDFVFQRGHLALHSNNRESVKNEDNNCIKEESSQEEDYGLDFEDNNEDEESRVAEENQDRM; this is translated from the exons ATGAGCAGCTCCAGTCCCTATCGAGTCCCGGCTCTCACCTCTCCCATTGACCGGCAGAGCGGAGAATTCACTGCCTTGTACGAGAGAGAGCAGGCCCTGGATCCAGGAATTACTTTGTGTCTGAAATCCGCTAGTAAAGTAAAG aATGAAAATAATTTTGATCCAGAAGAGCAAGTAGACACTGAAGGTTCCTTAAACTCCAATGATTTGTATGGCAAGTCCAATGAAGACTACTATAAGAAAATAGAGAAACTAAAAAATGCTTATATTCATACTATGGCAAAGCTAGAGAAATTGTACAGGAATAAACTTCATGTCAGAAATGATATCATTGATTCAGAGGATCTCCGTGGAACCCCATTGTGTTACAG TTCAACTTGCAAACTGACTACAGATAAAAAAAAAGATGCTCATCTTTCTTATTCAACCTTGGAGGTTGAGGTGAAGAGCACTGCATCCTTAAGCCTATCTGACTCATCCACTGATGATCAGGAAGTATGTGTGGAAAATTTCACATCCCATGGAAGGAATCAAATTCAGAGAATGTGGGATGGATTTTCTGTGGAGATGTATACCTTGTATGATAAACCCCAGAGGCTTGGAAGTTCAAATTTGCAGAAagcaaaaataattaaaaaggagAAAAAACACTGGTCCCCAAAGATAACAATACCAGAGCCCTTCCAAATGACCATCAGAGAAGTTGAAAAGAAGCAGCAAAAAAATCGATCAAGATCTGAAATTGAAGTAGAGAATTATATGCTAAGCAAACAATTAGAAGAAGAAGTAGAATGCCAGAAAATTTTTCATGCAAATCCTGTACCAGCCCACACCTATATCCCACTAATGGAAGAAATAATGGAAAGGAATGAGGACAGAAGGAAATTTGTTAAGGCAAGGAGCAAAGAGATTCTACTGGCAATACAGAAACCATTTGCTTTtattgaaagggaggaaaaaaagaaagaagttaGAAAAATGCAAATAAAGGATCTTGATCttttagtaaagaaaagaacaacaTTTAAAGCAAAACCTGTCCCCAAGTATCTTCATGATCAGAAGGTCATTGACAGGATTAAAGAGGAGGAGCTCTACAGAGCAATAAGGATGAAGGTGAGAGCTCAAGAATTGTTAAATAGTGCATCCCTTCCTAAGAGCATGCTTAGTAATGCCACCTGTAAAAGAAGAAAAAGGGTGTGTTGTGAGCCAGATAAGGAACTGAAATTCAAACCCAAGATTAATGCCAAAGTTCCGGATTTTGAGATGTTGCACAGAAAAGCTCAGAGACAGCTCATGAAAAGCAAGATGAAATTGACAACTATATGTGAACCCTTACAAATGCATACTTTGCATGTTTTTTCTAATGGAAAGTTTACGGATGATACAATAGAAGATGAAACTGAGTTGAAAGAGGTGCACTGGCCTTTTATGTCAAGCAGCAAGCAGTCAAGATCACACAGCAGTGTAAATTCAACTCCATCAGGATCTTTGGATTTGGAAATTATAAGAAGCACGGAAGAATCAAAGAAGAAAAAAGCTATTGG AAATCGTgaaagaaaacagacaaaatgctatcTTTTAGAGTTTAAAGAGATGAAGGAAAGAGAAAACACAAGGCCTTTGCTCCAAAAGGTGCTGACACAG ATAAATGCTAGAAGATCAGCAGAGAAATATACTGCAGCACAAAAAGAACGAGGATTGAAGGAAGATTTTGTTTTCCAGCGAGGTCATTTAGCTTTGCATTCAAATAATCGAGAGTCTGTGAAAAATGAAGACAACAACTGTATAAAAGAAGAAAG